The genome window ATACACTTCTCTCTATTATGAATTACAATGGGGGGCTCTTACGCCGGGATGAGATTCGGTCTATTCTAGAGATTAAGATGATTGTGGATAAGTTGGCGGTAGAATTGTCTGTAGATCGACACACACATGAAAACATTGTCTCCTTGGAGACATATATAAATGAGATACTAAACGATGATATTGAAAAGGCTGCTGATGCCGCTTTCACCTATTACCATGAATTGGCTATGATCAGTCAAAACACTTTGCTTCCCTTAATCTATAGGTCTTTTCGCGTTCCTGTTACCCACCTTTGGATTAGATATATTGAGAAATATGGAAGTGAATCTGTTTATAATAGCGCACAAAACATCTTAGGGGCACTGAAAAATCATGATAAAATAGAAGCAGTAGCTTGCGTAGAGAAAGCAATCTCTGCTTCTATCTCGGGCTCTAGAGAAATATATGAGGTGTAAACTCTTTTATTGTTATCTTTGAAAAAACTACTAGTTTTGTACTAGCAGTTTTTTCAATTATTTTCTTTTCTCATAACTGGAATCCACACCTCATACTTTGCATTTTGTGGATCTGGATTTAAATATACTTCAATATCAGGGGCATTCCCATACTCATATCCTGATGTTGGAAGCCATTCTGTTACAATTCTTTTCTCCAAATCTTGAATTGATTGATTCGTTCCTTCACCTGTAAAAATAGCCCATGTTGCAGAGGGTATAATATACTCTTCGGTCCCATCAGGCAAAGATTTTGTCGATGCAACTGCAATATAGTATTTCCAATCCTCAGCTTCATTGCATGAACTAACGCCTAGCAAGCCTTTTAGTTCTGAATCCATCATCATAGCAAGCTGTGCTATCATTCCAGAAGAAGCTGCATTTGCCCACATAGTTGGTACAATCTTAAAATTCTTCTCAATTTCCTTTTCAAGCGGACTTGACACTCCTACAATTCTAAATGCCTCTTTCTTTTCAATTCTGTAATTCATCTCACTGTCTCCTTTTATCGTTATTCGGAAACTAATCGGCGGAAATGCTTTTAGAACTACACCTTTTTCTTTAGCTTGTGATGGTGCAATACCATGAATATTTTTAAATGCTCGGTTAAATGCCGTTGGTGAATCATATCCGTACTTTAAGGCAACATCAATCACTTTATTATCTCCACTCTGCAAGTCTACTGCCGCAAGGGACATTCTTCTACGTCTCATATATTCAGATAATGGTATATCCGCCATATATGCAAACATTCTTTGGAAATGATACTTACTACAACAAGCAATCTTAGATGCTTCATTTAGATTTATTTCTTCACCAAGATGCTCTTCAATATAATTTATTGCTCCATTCAAGCGTTCTATCCATTCCATCCTTTTCCTCTCCTAACGATAAAATACTATACTCTTAATAATTATGCCTCTCTTTTTTTGCACAATAAAGAGAGGAGTAATAAAATGATTCTCCTCTTTGATTGATTTAAGAAAATTTATACACTTATTCTTACCCCCTTTGTTTTTAATTGCTATATTTAAAATAGTTTTCTAGGATAATATCTATTATTCCGTAGGTAATGAAGGCATACCCTTTTTTATCCAAAGCCATATAGCCGTTTGCTTGCGTTCTGTTGTGCTCATTTTACGATATATTTTCGTGTAATAATTTGTAATATATAATAGCAAGAAAATTAACCCGATATCCAAATAAATATCTTTAAAATCAAATGTAAACCAGTCAAATAATCGTATAAAATCTAAACTCCCACCCCAGAAGAGTACATCAACAAATGAACATGATATACCTGCAACAAAAAATATTAACCATCCATTTAGCCACTTCTTTCCCTGAATCCAAAGATATGAGAGATAACGACAGGATAATAAAGTTACAACTAAGGCTAAAATCTGAATAACAACCATAAGTAACACAGGGGTTTTATAGTCAATTATACTAGCTATCCAATTTAAATTCGTGTTCTGAATAGGATCAAAGAATAAAATACCTGGAAATAAAACCACGCCAACATTTATATAATAGTGTGAAATAAATAGTTTAATTAATTGGTCTATTACAATTAAAGTTAGAGAAAAAACAAAAAACTTTTTCACATCCACCTTCTCCTTAAAAGCAATCTTTTCAAATCTATAAGTTAATATATTCTTTAGAGAATATCCTTCCTTTACTAACAGCCTATTTTTATCTTGTTGGTATCTTATAAGATATATAATGTTTACTAGCAATTAATTATTAATTTAATTATATCAAGAAGTTCTCTATATTCCAGAAAACAATAGATTTTCTTCTTTTATCAATCCAATGACTAAAAATCTCTTTAACAAATGTCAACTCCGTATTTCAATTTTTATTATTATTCTGCATATTGTAGCCAGAATACCTCTAGTATCATCTGATTTTTCTATTGATTGTCGGGTAACTCTTACTTGACAGTACTTTTTTGCATTAAAAACACATTGCAATTTTACAATGTGTTAATTTAATAATATAAACATGGTCTTCTTATATGTTGGATTCTATTTTAATGCAATGTAAATATTAATGTCTGCATGATCCCAATCACTATTAAGATATTCCTCAAAATCTCCGGTAAAGCTCCTGTTCAAGTCCAATTTCCAGATTTCGTCCCAGGCCTCGGCAACTACTTTTTCCATATGTCCATGTATAGAAAACTTTGCATATTTTCCTGCAGGAATAATTTTTACATCTAGTTCATCATTCTCAACTTTTGAAACCTCATTACCGGCAGTAACGCAGTATTGATTATTTGAGTATTCAGAATAAAGCCCGATGGCATACTCGTTAATCTTATTTTTGATTGCAGCATTTACTCCACCTTGATATAACTTTTCCCATAGCCCACCGATAACTGCATGCATTTTAGGATCAGCATTGCTAGTAATTGCACTA of Alkalibaculum bacchi contains these proteins:
- a CDS encoding FadR/GntR family transcriptional regulator — its product is MDFVKLKAPTLKELFVMKIESLILSGKLKIGEKLPSERTLAEKMQVSRAVVNSGITELARKGFLEVKPRSGVYVLDYRRFGTVDTLLSIMNYNGGLLRRDEIRSILEIKMIVDKLAVELSVDRHTHENIVSLETYINEILNDDIEKAADAAFTYYHELAMISQNTLLPLIYRSFRVPVTHLWIRYIEKYGSESVYNSAQNILGALKNHDKIEAVACVEKAISASISGSREIYEV
- a CDS encoding AraC family transcriptional regulator — translated: MEWIERLNGAINYIEEHLGEEINLNEASKIACCSKYHFQRMFAYMADIPLSEYMRRRRMSLAAVDLQSGDNKVIDVALKYGYDSPTAFNRAFKNIHGIAPSQAKEKGVVLKAFPPISFRITIKGDSEMNYRIEKKEAFRIVGVSSPLEKEIEKNFKIVPTMWANAASSGMIAQLAMMMDSELKGLLGVSSCNEAEDWKYYIAVASTKSLPDGTEEYIIPSATWAIFTGEGTNQSIQDLEKRIVTEWLPTSGYEYGNAPDIEVYLNPDPQNAKYEVWIPVMRKENN
- a CDS encoding signal peptidase II; this translates as MKKFFVFSLTLIVIDQLIKLFISHYYINVGVVLFPGILFFDPIQNTNLNWIASIIDYKTPVLLMVVIQILALVVTLLSCRYLSYLWIQGKKWLNGWLIFFVAGISCSFVDVLFWGGSLDFIRLFDWFTFDFKDIYLDIGLIFLLLYITNYYTKIYRKMSTTERKQTAIWLWIKKGMPSLPTE
- a CDS encoding GyrI-like domain-containing protein, whose product is MNYEIVKLEQKTVVGVSAITSNADPKMHAVIGGLWEKLYQGGVNAAIKNKINEYAIGLYSEYSNNQYCVTAGNEVSKVENDELDVKIIPAGKYAKFSIHGHMEKVVAEAWDEIWKLDLNRSFTGDFEEYLNSDWDHADINIYIALK